The following are encoded in a window of uncultured Ilyobacter sp. genomic DNA:
- a CDS encoding BCCT family transporter — MMWIALSKIGKLRIGGESAKPEYIRFAWCSMLFAVGKGIGLMYFAGLKYLFNIELSVGLQVSIIAVITCISTLLIVSGIGKGVRLLSDWNIRLAIFLMVYVFILGNTGEILKDISVAAPVYLKDFLIINPKAYLTDTEWSKAQKVFICES; from the coding sequence ATGATGTGGATTGCTCTTTCGAAAATTGGTAAGCTTAGAATAGGCGGCGAAAGTGCCAAACCTGAATATATCCGTTTTGCCTGGTGCTCTATGTTATTTGCAGTAGGTAAAGGAATTGGATTGATGTATTTTGCCGGACTTAAATATCTCTTTAACATTGAGCTGTCAGTGGGGTTACAGGTAAGTATTATTGCGGTAATTACTTGTATTTCGACCTTATTGATAGTATCAGGAATAGGAAAAGGTGTTCGGTTACTGAGTGATTGGAATATTAGGCTGGCGATATTCTTAATGGTTTATGTATTCATCCTTGGTAATACAGGAGAGATATTAAAAGATATTTCAGTTGCTGCGCCTGTTTATTTAAAGGATTTTCTAATTATCAATCCAAAGGCGTATTTAACAGATACTGAGTGGTCAAAAGCCCAGAAAGTCTTTATCTGCGAATCTTGA